Proteins from one Candidatus Nitrospira nitrosa genomic window:
- a CDS encoding HDOD domain-containing protein — MPSAQELVQSCTSIFTLPEIYFRVREVVDDTNSTMEDLAETLKLDPAISARLLRIVNSPIYGFPKQIDTISRAVSLLGTQAIIDLVTATTVGKTFAGVPIQLMDVSKFWHRSVLCALLAGKIAKSCGIQDSERFFVEGLLRDLGHYVLYQYAPERAQSALIEAGYLDASLAEVEQSNIGCDFAEVGAELVRSWGMPIQIEQAIRHQLSPDEAGDYVQHASIVHLAGEVVDYEERDPKRRPAEVPFHPQAMKETGFVLTDLPELLRDAQTQLNETLALVYPQAVAA, encoded by the coding sequence ATGCCATCGGCACAAGAACTGGTGCAGTCCTGTACGTCCATTTTCACTTTGCCGGAGATCTACTTCCGCGTACGGGAGGTGGTTGACGACACCAATTCGACCATGGAGGACCTCGCGGAGACCCTGAAGCTGGATCCTGCGATCTCGGCTAGACTCCTCCGCATCGTCAATAGCCCCATCTATGGGTTTCCAAAACAGATCGATACGATTTCCCGCGCTGTCAGTCTGCTTGGCACACAGGCCATCATCGACCTCGTCACAGCGACGACGGTCGGTAAGACCTTTGCCGGAGTGCCGATTCAACTGATGGATGTCTCGAAGTTTTGGCATCGAAGTGTGCTCTGTGCGCTGCTGGCCGGAAAGATTGCGAAGTCCTGTGGGATCCAGGACAGCGAGCGGTTCTTTGTAGAAGGACTGCTGAGAGATCTGGGGCATTATGTGCTCTACCAATATGCTCCGGAGCGGGCCCAATCCGCACTCATTGAAGCAGGTTATCTGGATGCCTCCCTCGCCGAGGTCGAGCAGTCAAACATTGGCTGTGACTTTGCAGAAGTGGGGGCTGAACTTGTCCGATCCTGGGGGATGCCGATACAGATTGAACAAGCTATCCGGCATCAACTGAGCCCGGACGAGGCCGGGGACTATGTCCAGCATGCGTCCATCGTGCATTTGGCCGGGGAGGTCGTTGACTATGAGGAGCGTGATCCGAAGCGGCGACCTGCCGAAGTGCCGTTTCACCCGCAGGCCATGAAGGAAACAGGTTTTGTGCTGACCGATCTACCGGAACTGCTGAGGGATGCTCAGACCCAGTTGAACGAGACGCTCGCACTGGTTTATCCGCAGGCCGTAGCGGCATAG
- a CDS encoding surface-adhesin E family protein, whose amino-acid sequence MSNRIAPSPSCFLTMALIIWASPVFAGWVAIEKQYQPAGLETIYFDPEQVQRTGIRVTLWQLTDLKWNNTTRFLSLKTHKEFDCANSRVRTLQVIEFSRQMGAGRSRSGYIENGNWQAIGTQGANHALSKAACGKP is encoded by the coding sequence ATGTCAAACCGGATAGCTCCCAGTCCATCTTGCTTTCTGACCATGGCACTGATTATCTGGGCTAGCCCAGTTTTCGCCGGATGGGTGGCGATCGAGAAACAGTACCAACCTGCTGGTCTAGAGACAATCTACTTTGATCCCGAACAGGTTCAGCGAACAGGCATTCGTGTAACCCTATGGCAACTGACGGATCTCAAGTGGAACAACACCACGCGCTTCCTGTCGTTGAAAACGCATAAAGAATTCGACTGTGCAAACTCACGAGTACGAACGCTCCAAGTAATCGAGTTTTCCCGCCAGATGGGCGCCGGCCGGTCACGCTCCGGATATATTGAAAATGGGAACTGGCAGGCAATTGGCACTCAAGGTGCCAACCATGCGCTTTCGAAGGCGGCCTGCGGGAAACCATAA
- a CDS encoding CBS domain-containing protein, with translation MPKRVRTGLTRSDILDRYVERFKQQLVKFQPFLSRKRTSLSIDEFDESAEALIGQVFGAASDESEAYFFAKSGESALLPEEAQESGTHNVERESLHQRRQVLESCLADLELRRRLQATRKGKGLDQALVEDYMSHDVRSIHKDATIKQAGQLLQKYKVGSLIVDDGSRYIGIVTDSDLTRKAVAKGLDPNTTTVAVCMSRSIVTIEEDESLSEARVLMKKQGIRHLPVTADATIIGVLSVSDLLRAVEELKLS, from the coding sequence ATGCCGAAACGAGTCCGCACGGGGTTGACCCGGAGTGATATTCTCGACCGGTATGTCGAACGGTTCAAACAGCAGCTCGTAAAATTCCAGCCCTTCCTTTCACGCAAGCGGACCTCGCTTTCCATTGATGAGTTTGATGAATCGGCTGAGGCGCTGATCGGACAGGTATTCGGCGCGGCATCGGATGAATCCGAAGCCTACTTCTTTGCAAAGTCCGGTGAGTCGGCACTCTTGCCGGAAGAGGCACAGGAGAGCGGGACGCACAATGTGGAGCGTGAAAGCCTCCACCAGCGTCGGCAAGTGTTGGAAAGCTGTCTGGCGGATCTTGAGCTGCGTCGCCGTCTGCAGGCGACGAGGAAAGGCAAGGGACTCGACCAGGCGCTTGTCGAAGACTATATGTCGCATGATGTACGGAGTATCCATAAAGACGCCACGATCAAACAGGCAGGACAGCTTTTACAGAAGTACAAAGTGGGTTCGCTGATCGTGGATGACGGCTCACGGTATATCGGCATTGTCACTGATTCGGATCTGACGAGGAAGGCGGTCGCCAAGGGGCTGGACCCGAACACGACGACAGTGGCGGTTTGTATGAGCCGCTCCATCGTCACCATAGAAGAGGACGAGTCCCTATCCGAGGCGAGAGTGCTCATGAAGAAGCAGGGGATCCGGCATCTTCCAGTGACGGCTGATGCCACCATTATCGGCGTACTGTCCGTTTCCGATCTCCTCCGTGCCGTTGAAGAGTTGAAACTGTCCTAA
- a CDS encoding [protein-PII] uridylyltransferase family protein — protein MPTGAPDRIALLNTVRPLCSDVPPDILQDFFARLDQEYFQRFIPPTIAEHVRLTARLTPEHLCEVVFAEQPDQRCVITLVAYDYFSEFAMICGLLSAFGLNIEEGDIYTFSEKTAPLSARTSWSEYGSRVRPKATPGLTQKKIVDVFRVHPVPGVELGADQQHQLTAALSSVITLLDKGHFEEARLTVNRRLVEQLGKRRGSFSGLLHPVQITFDNSQSPADTVMEIRSDDTPAFLYAFANALAMRNVYISKAQFDVENGKIHDRFYVRNRHGQKLTDATDQQQLRLTAVLIKQFTHALTWAPDPTKALEAFDQFLDLTVQQTKGKAQQEALAFLSDKKTFPLLARLLGASDFLWEDFLRRQHSNLLPLLQDYRDASLITPRATLRKELDRLVNRAKTDADRKAVLNSFKDREMFRIDMKHIVEPDTALPDFSAALTQLAETILDRSLKDCQAKLNKLYGPPRLANKKPCPFTVLGLGKFGGKELGYASDIEVLFVYGDTGRTGGKRPIDNSEYFERLGYELLQWIEAKQEGIFHVDVRLRPHGGKGSLTNPFDEIAKYYSDEGLAAPFERQSLIKLRHVAGDPDLGKRVEIHRNHYVYSGKALDPTIVLDARRQQLKQLVERDTVNLKHSQGGIVDIEYAIQYLQIKHGQRLPILRTPNTMQALAALVDCGMVTRQDGEMLRKAYFFIRMLIDGLRMVRGNAKDRVLPPVDSDEFIFLARRVGYTTDDWQAGARHLHTDIAQHMNLTKEFFERTFGKV, from the coding sequence ATGCCAACCGGCGCACCAGACCGCATCGCACTTCTCAACACGGTCCGTCCGCTCTGCTCTGATGTACCACCCGATATTCTTCAGGATTTCTTCGCCCGTCTGGATCAAGAATACTTCCAACGGTTCATTCCCCCAACGATTGCCGAACACGTCCGCCTCACGGCCCGACTGACGCCGGAGCACCTGTGCGAAGTGGTATTTGCCGAACAGCCTGACCAGCGGTGCGTGATCACACTCGTCGCCTATGACTACTTCTCTGAATTCGCAATGATTTGCGGATTGCTCTCAGCCTTTGGGTTGAACATTGAAGAAGGCGATATCTATACATTTTCAGAAAAAACTGCTCCCTTATCCGCTCGGACAAGTTGGAGCGAGTACGGATCGCGGGTTCGTCCCAAGGCCACCCCAGGCTTGACCCAGAAGAAGATCGTTGATGTGTTCCGTGTACATCCAGTCCCTGGGGTGGAGTTAGGAGCGGACCAACAACATCAGCTCACTGCGGCACTCTCCTCAGTGATCACCCTGCTGGACAAAGGACACTTTGAGGAGGCACGCTTGACCGTGAACCGTCGCCTCGTGGAACAGCTCGGCAAACGACGAGGCTCTTTCAGTGGCCTGCTTCATCCCGTGCAGATCACCTTCGACAACAGTCAATCACCAGCGGACACGGTTATGGAGATTCGGTCGGACGATACGCCGGCCTTCTTGTACGCCTTTGCCAATGCCCTTGCGATGCGGAATGTGTATATCTCCAAAGCGCAGTTTGATGTTGAAAACGGGAAAATTCATGATCGATTTTATGTCCGCAATCGCCACGGCCAGAAGCTCACCGATGCGACCGATCAGCAGCAGTTACGTCTTACAGCCGTCCTCATCAAGCAGTTTACCCATGCCCTCACCTGGGCTCCGGATCCGACCAAGGCGCTAGAAGCCTTCGACCAATTTCTCGATCTGACGGTCCAGCAGACAAAAGGCAAGGCCCAGCAAGAAGCCTTGGCCTTTTTAAGCGACAAAAAAACCTTTCCGCTGCTTGCCCGCCTGCTCGGCGCCAGCGATTTCCTCTGGGAGGACTTTCTCCGTCGCCAACACAGTAATCTTTTACCTCTGCTGCAAGACTACCGGGATGCTTCCCTCATCACTCCGAGAGCCACGCTGCGCAAGGAACTGGATCGTCTGGTCAACCGTGCCAAAACCGATGCAGATCGGAAAGCCGTGCTGAACAGCTTCAAGGACCGCGAAATGTTTCGTATCGACATGAAGCACATTGTCGAACCGGACACAGCCCTGCCTGATTTCTCCGCTGCCCTCACGCAGCTGGCCGAAACCATCCTGGATCGAAGCTTAAAGGACTGCCAAGCCAAGCTGAACAAATTGTATGGTCCACCGCGACTGGCCAATAAGAAGCCCTGCCCCTTCACCGTCCTCGGCTTGGGAAAATTCGGAGGGAAAGAGCTGGGCTATGCCTCCGACATCGAGGTCTTGTTCGTCTATGGAGATACCGGCCGGACCGGCGGGAAACGCCCCATCGACAACAGCGAATACTTTGAACGGCTTGGATACGAGCTCCTCCAATGGATCGAAGCGAAACAAGAAGGCATCTTCCATGTGGATGTCCGCCTTCGGCCTCACGGTGGAAAAGGCTCGCTCACGAATCCCTTCGATGAAATCGCCAAGTACTATAGTGACGAGGGGCTTGCCGCACCGTTTGAACGCCAGTCGTTGATCAAACTGCGCCATGTCGCCGGTGATCCGGATCTCGGGAAACGGGTGGAAATCCATCGCAACCACTATGTCTATAGCGGCAAAGCATTGGATCCAACGATCGTTCTCGATGCGCGCCGTCAACAGTTGAAGCAGCTCGTGGAACGAGACACCGTGAACTTGAAGCACAGCCAAGGCGGGATCGTTGACATTGAGTACGCCATCCAATACCTCCAGATTAAACACGGACAGCGCCTCCCCATCTTGCGGACCCCCAACACCATGCAGGCCCTCGCAGCGCTTGTCGATTGTGGAATGGTGACCAGACAGGACGGCGAGATGCTGCGCAAGGCCTACTTCTTTATCCGGATGCTCATTGACGGCCTTCGTATGGTCCGTGGTAACGCCAAGGATCGCGTCCTTCCACCTGTCGATTCGGACGAATTTATCTTCTTGGCCCGCCGCGTCGGCTACACAACTGATGACTGGCAAGCCGGCGCACGTCACCTTCACACAGACATTGCGCAGCACATGAACCTCACGAAAGAATTCTTCGAGCGGACATTCGGAAAGGTATAA
- a CDS encoding HDOD domain-containing protein has protein sequence MLNDTNQQSSLDNLVQLISRDHGLTCKVLQVANSIAYSPQQTIVAIPHAVSWLGLDTVRTLVAAAHLVEQLKHWPARQQELRTLIAKSLVAATYASEFGMALNYPQPGQLFTAALLYSIGDLAIAYQDPDFFEALQTISRKVKHPAERISRETQLIGVPRMTLARALVRLWMLPDNLVDLFDSAGELPVGRWQNLPQMYRGLVLGSIRLVDALTNSDSSTAVENSKQTLQLGSGLSARRFSDLMSQAMDRGHQLTRSMGLAVDSFHAPLVTPSGKNLTESTAPQLSTKTPPPENPIPAPQKASRNQEEPSVPIRNNPFETLQVFQTSLQGAIDLNSLLGMFIQSLHRDAGLGRVGLALLNPNDSDLLVGKLALGVTPLAPYLSSLSGSLSREHPFFLSILKRVEPLLAPNLSDQPTGSLKQEFRDVWHPTSAIIAPLRVGVRPIGLVYCDQGPDRPPMHPQDYQAFQLFFAQTTLGMNRLAGIL, from the coding sequence ATCCTCAATGACACAAACCAGCAGTCCAGCCTCGATAATCTGGTCCAACTGATCAGCCGGGACCATGGGCTAACCTGCAAAGTCTTGCAAGTGGCCAACAGTATTGCTTACAGCCCGCAGCAGACCATCGTCGCCATTCCCCACGCCGTGAGCTGGCTTGGACTCGATACCGTTCGTACGCTGGTCGCTGCCGCACATCTGGTCGAACAATTGAAACATTGGCCGGCTCGCCAGCAGGAACTCCGAACCTTGATTGCCAAATCCCTTGTCGCCGCCACCTACGCCAGTGAGTTCGGAATGGCTCTCAACTACCCGCAGCCCGGTCAATTATTTACCGCCGCACTCCTGTATTCGATCGGAGACTTAGCCATTGCCTACCAGGATCCAGATTTCTTTGAAGCACTCCAGACGATTTCCAGGAAAGTGAAACACCCGGCCGAGCGTATTTCTCGGGAGACCCAGCTCATCGGTGTCCCTCGGATGACCTTGGCGAGAGCCTTGGTCCGATTGTGGATGCTACCGGACAACCTCGTGGACCTTTTTGACAGTGCCGGAGAATTGCCGGTTGGGCGTTGGCAGAACCTTCCACAGATGTATCGAGGCCTCGTCCTTGGTTCGATCCGGCTCGTCGACGCGCTCACGAATTCCGATTCCTCCACGGCTGTTGAAAATTCGAAACAAACACTCCAGCTCGGAAGCGGGCTATCTGCACGGCGGTTTTCAGATTTGATGAGCCAGGCCATGGACCGAGGTCATCAGCTCACCCGCTCCATGGGGCTGGCGGTCGACTCATTTCACGCCCCACTGGTGACGCCGAGCGGGAAGAACCTCACTGAATCCACGGCTCCCCAGCTATCAACCAAAACACCCCCCCCTGAGAACCCTATACCCGCTCCGCAGAAAGCCTCACGCAACCAGGAGGAGCCATCAGTCCCTATTCGGAACAACCCATTCGAAACACTTCAGGTCTTTCAGACCTCGCTACAGGGTGCGATTGACCTGAACAGCCTCCTTGGAATGTTTATCCAATCGCTGCACCGCGACGCGGGATTAGGCCGTGTCGGGTTGGCCCTTCTCAACCCAAATGATAGTGATCTTCTGGTCGGAAAGTTGGCGCTGGGTGTCACTCCTCTGGCACCGTATCTCTCCTCCCTTTCGGGTTCACTCAGCCGAGAACATCCCTTCTTTCTCTCGATTCTTAAACGTGTCGAGCCACTCCTGGCTCCAAACCTTTCAGACCAGCCGACAGGGTCCCTGAAGCAGGAATTTCGCGATGTTTGGCACCCCACCTCGGCAATTATCGCCCCACTGCGAGTGGGAGTGAGACCCATCGGCCTCGTCTACTGTGACCAGGGACCGGACCGCCCACCCATGCACCCTCAAGACTACCAGGCCTTCCAGTTGTTCTTTGCTCAGACGACATTGGGAATGAATCGCTTAGCCGGCATACTCTAG
- a CDS encoding ABC-F family ATP-binding cassette domain-containing protein produces MPPAILLSCESLEKSYGVKPLFTDLSLGLSEGDHVGLIGPNGSGKSTLLKILAGVEEPDSGTRSVRRQLRIGYVPQEPSFAEQHSVEDALAQVLFDEGLDPHEQGGRIARALGLGGFASTDQPVATLSGGWKKRLAIVRSLMLEPDVLLLDEPTNHLDVEGILWLEDLLKAEPHAFIVISHDRRFLEAVTTRIWELNRQYPNGLFEAKGRYSEFLEQRDAALQVQADYQASLANRVRREVEWLRRGPKARTTKAKARIDQAGRMISELTDIEARQSKGSAGIDFTASGRRSKKLIEIVGLGKTLGTQLIVSDLDLQLGPGERIGLLGPNGSGKSTLLKLLAGTLPPDLGAITRADRLRIVTFEQHRESLDQQASLRRALAPAGGDGVVYQDRSIHLVSWAKRFLFRPEQLDLPVSRLSGGEQARLLIARLMLQPADLLILDEPTNDLDIPTLDVLEDSLLEFTGALVLVTHDRWLLDRISTRLLALDGTGRAEWFADYAQWEAGQRRNQTDDTTAQGSKERTTSGGRSKRKGLSYKEQREWDQIETAIQEAEGRAAFCQAAANDPAITSSSSELQERYTALHAAQADVERLYARWAELEEKRAQASAVRSEGI; encoded by the coding sequence ATGCCGCCTGCCATCCTACTCAGTTGTGAGTCTCTTGAGAAAAGTTATGGGGTGAAACCGTTGTTCACCGACCTGTCGCTGGGATTGAGCGAAGGGGATCATGTCGGCCTGATTGGGCCGAATGGGTCTGGAAAATCAACGCTGCTCAAAATTCTCGCTGGAGTTGAGGAACCGGACAGCGGGACTCGTTCTGTGCGTCGACAGCTCAGGATCGGCTATGTGCCGCAGGAGCCTTCGTTTGCCGAACAGCACTCCGTCGAAGATGCGCTGGCCCAGGTGCTTTTCGATGAGGGGCTGGACCCCCATGAACAGGGTGGACGCATCGCCAGGGCCCTGGGTCTGGGCGGGTTTGCCAGCACTGATCAACCTGTTGCGACACTGTCCGGCGGGTGGAAAAAGCGACTAGCGATTGTACGATCGTTGATGCTGGAGCCGGATGTGTTGCTCCTGGACGAGCCGACCAACCATCTGGACGTCGAGGGTATTCTCTGGCTCGAAGACCTCCTGAAAGCCGAGCCCCATGCCTTCATCGTGATCAGTCACGACCGGCGATTCTTGGAAGCGGTAACCACGCGGATCTGGGAGTTGAACCGCCAATATCCCAATGGCCTTTTTGAGGCGAAGGGGCGATACAGCGAGTTCTTAGAGCAACGTGATGCGGCACTCCAGGTGCAGGCCGACTATCAGGCCTCATTGGCCAATCGAGTTCGGCGTGAGGTGGAATGGCTGCGGCGAGGTCCCAAAGCCAGGACGACCAAAGCCAAGGCTCGGATCGACCAAGCGGGTCGGATGATCAGTGAACTCACTGATATCGAGGCGCGGCAATCCAAAGGGTCTGCCGGGATCGATTTCACCGCCTCAGGACGACGCTCCAAGAAGCTGATTGAGATAGTTGGTCTTGGGAAGACACTTGGTACGCAACTGATCGTGAGTGATCTTGATCTGCAGCTAGGGCCTGGTGAGCGGATTGGGTTGCTCGGGCCGAATGGGAGCGGGAAGTCCACGCTACTGAAATTGTTGGCAGGCACCTTGCCCCCCGATCTGGGCGCGATCACTCGCGCGGATCGGTTGCGTATCGTCACCTTCGAGCAACATCGAGAGTCGCTGGACCAACAAGCTTCATTGCGGCGAGCTCTTGCTCCAGCCGGTGGCGATGGGGTGGTGTATCAGGATCGGTCCATCCATCTGGTTTCGTGGGCCAAGCGTTTTCTGTTCCGCCCAGAGCAGCTGGATCTCCCGGTTTCTCGCTTGTCCGGTGGGGAGCAGGCCAGACTGTTGATTGCCAGGCTTATGCTTCAGCCCGCGGATCTCCTGATCCTCGACGAACCGACAAATGATCTAGATATCCCGACACTTGATGTGTTGGAAGACAGTCTCCTGGAATTTACCGGGGCACTTGTTCTTGTGACCCACGACCGATGGCTGCTGGACCGTATCTCTACCAGGCTGTTGGCACTGGATGGAACAGGCCGCGCTGAATGGTTTGCCGACTATGCTCAATGGGAGGCTGGGCAGAGGAGAAACCAAACGGACGACACCACAGCTCAGGGATCAAAGGAGCGCACCACATCAGGTGGGCGGTCTAAGCGAAAAGGATTGTCGTACAAGGAGCAAAGGGAATGGGACCAGATCGAAACAGCGATTCAGGAGGCGGAAGGAAGAGCGGCTTTCTGTCAAGCCGCAGCCAATGACCCAGCCATTACCTCGTCCTCGAGTGAATTACAAGAGCGATACACTGCACTCCATGCTGCTCAAGCGGACGTTGAAAGGCTCTATGCCAGATGGGCTGAACTGGAAGAAAAACGTGCCCAGGCTTCAGCCGTACGTAGTGAAGGCATTTGA
- the glnA gene encoding type I glutamate--ammonia ligase — protein MNVREVLEFAKKHRVQMVDLKFIDLPGVWQHMTIPVSELTETLFKDGSGLDGSSIRGWKAINNSDLLVVPDPATAFLDPFTAVPTLSLTGNVVDPISRENYERDPRFIAQKAERYLQSTKIGDNSFWGPEAEFFIFDHARYDQTSHSGFYYLDSEEGAWNMGQEGINFGGKLRHKQGYFPVAPADTQQDIRSEMVLEMEKIGIEVEKHHHETATGGQAEIDIRFDTLLRTADKMMMYKYIVKNVARRHGKTVTFMPKPLFGDAGSGMHTHQSIWKEGKPLFAGKDYAGISQLCLYYIGGILKHAPALAAFTNPTTNSYKRITPGFEAPVLLAYSSRNRSAGVRIPMYSPSPKAKRIEVRFPDPSCNPYLAFSAMLMAGLDGIQNKINPGEPAEKDLYDLDPKEAASIPTMPGSLDEAMNSLEKDYQFLLKGEVFTEDLVEAWIGYKRSKEIDPLRLRPHPYEFYMYYDV, from the coding sequence ATGAACGTGCGTGAGGTCTTGGAGTTCGCGAAGAAGCACAGGGTGCAGATGGTGGACTTGAAATTCATCGACCTGCCGGGTGTGTGGCAGCATATGACCATCCCTGTGAGCGAACTGACGGAAACCTTGTTCAAGGACGGCTCCGGCCTGGACGGATCGTCGATTCGTGGCTGGAAGGCGATTAACAATAGCGATTTGTTGGTGGTCCCTGATCCGGCGACGGCTTTCTTGGATCCGTTTACCGCAGTACCCACGCTCAGCTTGACCGGCAATGTCGTGGATCCGATTTCTCGTGAAAATTACGAACGAGATCCACGGTTTATCGCGCAGAAGGCGGAGCGGTATCTCCAAAGCACCAAGATTGGTGACAACTCGTTCTGGGGGCCTGAAGCAGAGTTCTTTATTTTCGATCATGCGCGCTATGATCAGACGAGCCACAGCGGCTTCTATTACCTAGATTCGGAAGAAGGCGCTTGGAACATGGGACAAGAGGGAATCAATTTCGGGGGAAAGCTTCGGCATAAGCAAGGGTATTTCCCCGTGGCGCCGGCCGATACCCAGCAAGATATTCGCAGCGAAATGGTTCTGGAGATGGAAAAGATCGGCATTGAGGTAGAAAAGCACCACCATGAGACCGCCACTGGCGGCCAAGCTGAGATCGACATTCGATTTGATACGCTCCTGCGCACGGCAGACAAGATGATGATGTACAAGTATATCGTCAAGAATGTGGCTCGTCGTCATGGGAAGACGGTGACCTTCATGCCTAAACCGCTCTTCGGCGATGCGGGATCTGGGATGCATACGCACCAGAGCATCTGGAAAGAGGGGAAGCCGCTCTTTGCCGGGAAAGACTATGCTGGGATTTCACAGCTCTGCCTGTATTATATCGGCGGCATTCTGAAGCACGCGCCGGCTCTGGCGGCCTTTACGAATCCAACGACAAACTCCTATAAGCGCATTACTCCGGGATTCGAAGCGCCGGTGCTGTTGGCCTACTCCAGTCGGAACCGGTCGGCGGGCGTCCGTATTCCGATGTATTCGCCGAGTCCCAAGGCGAAGCGAATTGAAGTGCGATTTCCAGATCCATCCTGCAATCCGTATTTGGCGTTTTCGGCGATGCTCATGGCGGGGCTTGATGGGATTCAGAACAAGATCAACCCAGGTGAGCCAGCGGAAAAGGACCTGTACGATCTCGATCCGAAGGAAGCAGCCAGTATCCCCACCATGCCTGGGAGCTTGGATGAGGCCATGAACAGTTTGGAAAAGGACTACCAGTTTCTCCTCAAGGGAGAGGTGTTTACGGAAGATCTCGTCGAAGCGTGGATCGGCTACAAGCGGAGCAAAGAGATTGACCCGCTGCGCCTGCGTCCGCATCCGTACGAGTTTTACATGTATTACGACGTCTAG
- a CDS encoding HDOD domain-containing protein, giving the protein MPLASELVQACTTVSTLSEVYCRVRDVVDDPNAAIGDQVKALQLDPVIAVRLLRMANNPPYGPLRQIDTVTGAVRLLGKQVISDFVATTTIGQTFAGIPVHLMDLSKFWRKSLFCALLARTIAKSCGVDNHERSYLAGLLRDIGHCVLYQTVPQRAQSALIEAGYLEASLAEVEQSNIGCDFAEVGAELIRSWGLPVQIEQAVRCQLSPKDAGEFIMLASVVHLAGVVADYEELDPTRRPSALPASPQAIAATGFALSNLPALLTEARTQLQETLAIVQPYTMAA; this is encoded by the coding sequence ATGCCACTGGCGAGTGAATTGGTTCAGGCGTGCACCACGGTTTCGACCTTGTCCGAAGTGTATTGTCGTGTACGAGATGTGGTGGACGATCCGAACGCAGCCATAGGAGATCAAGTCAAGGCGCTTCAGTTGGATCCGGTCATCGCAGTCAGGCTGCTTCGTATGGCCAACAATCCACCGTATGGACCGTTGAGGCAGATCGACACCGTGACCGGCGCAGTTCGACTCCTTGGGAAACAGGTTATCAGCGACTTCGTTGCAACAACGACCATCGGGCAAACCTTCGCAGGAATTCCGGTTCATCTGATGGATCTATCCAAGTTCTGGAGAAAAAGCCTTTTCTGCGCGCTGCTGGCTCGAACAATCGCGAAGTCCTGTGGTGTTGATAATCATGAACGATCGTACCTGGCAGGCCTCTTACGCGATATCGGCCACTGTGTCTTGTACCAGACCGTTCCGCAGCGGGCCCAGTCGGCGCTCATTGAAGCGGGGTATTTAGAGGCGTCGTTGGCTGAAGTGGAGCAGTCGAATATCGGCTGTGACTTTGCAGAGGTTGGAGCGGAACTCATCCGATCTTGGGGGTTGCCTGTACAAATTGAACAGGCGGTCCGATGTCAACTCAGTCCAAAGGATGCCGGTGAATTCATTATGCTGGCATCTGTTGTTCATCTAGCCGGTGTCGTTGCCGACTACGAAGAACTCGATCCTACTCGGCGTCCTTCGGCCCTGCCGGCCAGCCCCCAGGCCATCGCCGCGACAGGGTTTGCGCTGAGTAACCTTCCAGCACTCCTCACGGAAGCTCGAACCCAGCTGCAAGAGACTCTGGCCATAGTCCAACCCTATACCATGGCAGCCTAG
- a CDS encoding PEP-CTERM sorting domain-containing protein, translating to MMKTIGLSMIVAVCLLTVTHAYAIPFTVDARANSSSGGTGLNTGIVLVAGDAFTVTSGVNDLWSAGALPRWSNADGLIGNLFANGLDESGQPAGTLIGQNWGFHSQGGLSAPFGTLVGQLGSTFFALGTNFSGVAPTGGTLRLFYWDSNNGDNSGTVVANVNTVSAVPEPSAALLLLTGLAIMTFAARRYRAS from the coding sequence ATGATGAAAACCATCGGACTGTCAATGATTGTTGCCGTGTGTTTGCTCACTGTAACTCATGCCTATGCCATCCCGTTTACGGTTGATGCTCGAGCGAATAGTTCATCGGGAGGAACGGGACTGAATACCGGTATTGTATTGGTAGCCGGAGATGCGTTCACAGTTACGTCCGGGGTCAATGATCTGTGGAGTGCAGGAGCCCTCCCGCGCTGGTCGAACGCTGATGGGCTGATTGGTAACTTGTTTGCGAACGGCTTAGATGAATCTGGGCAGCCGGCTGGTACGCTTATTGGGCAGAATTGGGGTTTTCATAGCCAGGGTGGCCTAAGTGCACCATTCGGTACGCTGGTTGGGCAACTGGGGAGCACCTTCTTCGCGTTAGGGACCAATTTTTCTGGAGTGGCTCCGACTGGCGGGACGTTAAGGCTCTTTTATTGGGATAGCAATAACGGGGATAATAGCGGAACGGTTGTGGCGAACGTGAATACTGTCAGTGCTGTTCCGGAGCCATCGGCCGCTCTCCTGCTGTTGACTGGACTAGCAATTATGACCTTTGCAGCACGTCGATATCGGGCCTCATAA